The Eurosta solidaginis isolate ZX-2024a chromosome 4, ASM4086904v1, whole genome shotgun sequence genome includes a window with the following:
- the GNBP3 gene encoding gram-negative bacteria-binding protein 3, protein MLRLFIFGVAFVTVVVRAIPHYEVPKAKIDVFYPGGFEVSIPHEEGMTLFAFHGKLNEEMDGLEAGTWSRDITKPKNGRWIFRDRTTQLKFGDTLYYWTYVIYNGLGYREDDGVFVVNKYANQTVIGTGGGGGTGSGGEIGIDKCQSTPTYKNGLPQRCAKQLLFDDDFTGASLDKDHWTVEQRFSSAPDYEYVLYLDTVPDVLQVKNGMVTIHPKMTKRHFQQVDHPLRAKHDLGIRCTGRPNTEDCVRDGAAQHYITIPPFISAQFSTKNHFTFKYGRVEIRAKLPRANWVFPQLWLQPKDAKYGSDSYQSGQMRIAFTCINNTQMHLYGGLIVNADRSWRMQKMCEYANDEALDLGNEFHIYELIWTEAEISVSVDGKKYCSFNPSSEKDAIANLRADERMLPNSNLLKMGTKLAPFDQEFYITLGYGIAGVHDFEDSLYGWQPEKPWHNTSPRGMGSLLKKVEHKFDDWLENGDLRIDYVKVYSV, encoded by the coding sequence ATGCTGCGCTTGTTCATCTTCGGCGTAGCTTTTGTGACGGTCGTTGTGCGCGCTATACCACATTATGAGGTACCAAAAGCTAAAATTGATGTGTTTTACCCTGGAGGATTTGAAGTATCCATACCACATGAGGAGGGTATGACACTCTTCGCTTTTCATGGCAAACTCAATGAAGAAATGGATGGTTTAGAGGCCGGCACTTGGTCTAGAGACATAACAAAGCCCAAAAATGGACGTTGGATATTTCGTGATCGCACAACACAATTAAAATTTGGCGATACGCTTTATTATTGGACCTATGTAATTTACAATGGTTTGGGTTATCGTGAAGATGATGGCGTTTTTGTGGTCAACAAGTATGCAAATCAAACTGTTATAGGCACAGGAGGTGGAGGTGGAACAGGCAGCGGTGGCGAAATTGGCATTGATAAGTGCCAATCGACGCCAACTTATAAAAATGGCCTGCCACAACGCTGTGCTAAGCAATTGCTATTCGATGATGACTTTACGGGTGCGAGTTTAGACAAAGATCATTGGACTGTTGAGCAGCGTTTCTCCTCTGCACCAGACTATGAGTATGTGTTGTATTTGGATACCGTGCCGGATGTGTTGCAAGTGAAAAATGGCATGGTTACCATACATCCAAAAATGACTAAACGTCATTTCCAACAGGTAGATCATCCGTTGCGTGCTAAGCATGATCTGGGCATACGTTGTACTGGACGCCCCAATACTGAAGATTGTGTGCGTGATGGCGCTGCACAACATTATATCACCATACCACCATTTATTTCAGCACAATTTTCTACAAAGAATCATTTCACATTTAAATACGGGCGCGTTGAAATACGCGCTAAATTACCGCGCGCCAACTGGGTCTTTCCACAATTGTGGCTACAACCAAAGGATGCTAAATATGGCAGCGATAGCTATCAATCGGGACAAATGCGTATTGCATTTACTTGCATCAACAATACACAAATGCACCTCTATGGTGGTTTAATTGTGAATGCGGATCGAAGTTGGCGTATGCAAAAAATGTGCGAGTATGCAAATGATGAAGCACTGGATTTGGGTAATGAATTTCATATTTATGAATTGATTTGGACTGAAGCAGAGATTTCGGTGTCTGTGGATGGTAAGAAGTATTGCAGTTTTAACCCAAGTAGCGAAAAAGATGCAATAGCTAATTTGAGAGCAGATGAGCGCATGCTGCCAAATAGTAATTTGCTCAAAATGGGGACAAAATTGGCACCCTTCGATCAGGAGTTCTATATAACATTGGGCTATGGTATTGCTGGCGTACATGATTTTGAGGATAGTTTGTATGGCTGGCAGCCGGAGAAACCTTGGCACAATACAAGTCCGCGTGGTATGGGCTCGCTGTTAAAGAAAGTGGAACATAAGTTTGATGACTGGCTAGAAAATGGCGATTTACGTATTGATTATGTTAAAGTATATTCGGTTTAA